From the Colletotrichum lupini chromosome 1, complete sequence genome, the window TGTCGCTCTCGAGGGTGGAGAAGACGGTGGCGAAGAGGTGGTAGCTGCTGTAGTCCATGATGCCGTCGAGGTAGTTCTGGTAAGGGGCGAGCAGGGTCAGGGAGGAGTGGCTGACCTCGGCGAGAAGGAAGACGCCGGCGGCCTCGCGGAAGCCGCCCTCGGTGAAGAACTCGGGCTCAATCTCGAGGGCGGTGTCAACGCGGAGGCCATCGATGGAGTACTTTGTGACGAGGTCCTTGATCCACTCGGCGTAGATCTTACGGACGAAGTCGTCCTCGGTGCGGAGGTCGGGCAGACCCTCGAGCCAGCAGAGCTGCTCGGACTGGAGGTTGTTCCAGTTGATGGAGCACTCCTTGTGGTAGTACTCGGGCTTGTTGAAGGGCTTGTACTTTGTGTAGTTGCCGGGGGAGTCGTTCAGACCGGAGTGGTTGGGGGCGACGTCGACCATGAGGTACATGCCGCGGGCGTGGAGGGCGCTGGAGAGCTCCAGGAGGTCGGCCTCAGTACCAAAGTGCGGGTTGATGGAGTAGAGGTCCTCGGTCCAGAAGCCGTGGTAGCCCTCTCCGTTGCCGCCAACGTTTCCCACGACGTTCTTCACGACAGGCGAGATCCAGATGGCGGTGGCACCAAGGTTCTGGATGTAGTCCAGCTTGCTGGTGATGCCCTTCCAGGTGCCGCCACAGTACAGGCCCGGGGTGATATCGCAGACTGGGGTCGAGCCATCAGAGGTGGCAAAACGGTCGGTGATGATTTGGTAGATGCTCTGGTTTCTCCATCCGGCGGCATCCAAGGCCGAGACGCCTTGGAGGGCCCCGACGGCCAGCAAAGAGAGTGTTGTTGCGAAGGAACGCATGTTTACACAGTTGATGAGAAGATTATGGTATTAAGGCAGTGGTCGATTATCCAAGAGAAGGAAGAACAACAGACAAAAGAAGATACGATGTAAAGAGAGTCGGTTTGTGAACGATTGGAGTGTAATGTACGGCAGGGATCAAACGAACGATAACAGCACAAGGCAGAACGAGTGATTGCCTTGGCTTGAACTGCGGCACCTGTAGGGAGAGAGGGATGGAAGGAGGgaggaaggaggaggagagacTAAGCGGAAGTGTAAAGACAGCGGTTGAGTAGCATATATTGTATCTTCGCACCAGCGAGGACCACGAGCAGTTTACTCCCACATACCAGACTCTCGTCTTTTGACGAGAGCCTCGCTTCGCGGACCTCGTTCGAATCGCCCCTGCCAAAAGGGCTGTGCTATTGGCAGAATACGAATAAAATGCCAGATCGAGTGGTCCCAGCCGATTTAGGTGAGCTCACGTTGTCCCTTTTGAATCAGATCCCGGCTGTCGTCCCCATCTGTAGATCCACTACCGTCCCTACCCATGCGGTGGATGGGGTGGTCTAGAGTCCTAGACGTAGCATCCGTTGACAGTTCGGATACTGCGAAACGCATCGTTAGTGGAAAGGAAGGATTTAAGCGAGGAGAAAAGTCAGAAATACGAGAGAAGGGGGACAACAAGACTCTTGGGGGGAGGATATCAGAGCCCAAGAGGAAGGCGGTCGTGAAGAAGAGGCTCCTTTCTGCGCATCCTGAACAGGGTGTTTGGGCGCTAACACAATCTACATTAGACAGTCGACCCCGGCTCTCCCGTCCGAGTCGGCTCGAAAACGGCAAAGGCCCAAGTCGGATAGTTTCCGGCGACGGGGGCTCTTCTCCACTTTCATCCCGATCGGTCAATATTCCACTATTCTATAGAGTGCTTTTCTGATTAATCGCGTTGGCTCTTCCGGCGTGAATGAGCGAATGGATTCCCGGCTTTTCCTAATCGGTGAACCTGCGTTTGGGAGAGAGTACTACGTAGATGTTGCTCCCCCTTCTGCAGTGCTGCAGCGCCGCAGTCCTGGAGCTTTTGTTCCTGGTCCTATCTGGGTTTAGTCCATCGGTGTGAGCGTGTTTGTCACTTGTGACGTTCCCACGTTCCGACGCAGGAGTAACGGGGTCTTCCGTGAGGCTGTGAGATCGAGCTCGAGCTCGAACCAGATTCAATGAAATGGGACCAACTGGTGGACTTTTGAAGTATCCATGGATAGCTCCTGAGGTGGGTAGGCGCTGAATTTGGTGAACGGGTGGGGCAGGCTAGCGCGACCTCCGAAGATGTTTGTTTCACAGCACCCTACCTTCTCCTTCGAGTCAATTGAGATATCAACATCGAGCCAAAGTCGTATCGCGACGTTGTAGAGATGTAACGACGGGTACAGGTATTTTGACCACTCTCAGGCTGTCGAAGCAGTCTGAAGGTAAGAGTCCTTCACATGAACGCAAACCCCCCTTCCCAAACCAGTTCATTCTCATCATCATCCTCACGTGGGCTGTTTCTAATTGCTCTTACTAAAAGACTGCTGATCGTCTTCGTATAGCGACAACATACTTTCAGTGTTCAATGTAATTGACTTTTCGTTGGATTCGAGTTGGTTGCCAGAGCTGTGTCGCTAACATTCTCGGACAGTTGGTGAGATTTGAAAGTGGAAGAAAGATTTTGCGGAAAGCTTGGATCAGAGAGGATTTTGTCCAGCGACACGTTTAAATTTCATAGATGCCCCTAACTTATCCGCTTGATTTTTGGTTGAAGACGTATTTTGCGGCTCTCCTTCCTCGCCGAGTTCGGTCTTACAAGCATCAACTCTTCGGCTATGCAGGTAGCGGACGGAGGGTTTTTTGGTAAGGAAGGTACAGATGCTTATTGCACAGCGTGCTCAATGCGAACGGCCCACTTCTCCGGATAATGAAAGATATATCAGACCTTCAGAGAACTTATGCACCTACTATCCGCACTAGAATGAAAGATATAAATGAAGACAGAAAATGGTAAGAATATTCCCACAGACGGGGTACTCGTCCGCGGGCAAGGAGGTGAGCACGATATAGTGGGGAACCCACCGTACCTTAGATGCAACCTCTTTAGGCGGCTCCTGTGACATGACGTAAGTTGGAAGACGGCACATGGCTTCCAGCAGACAGAACGACGCGATGTGCTTGTGGCCGCATACGCATCCGCTACATGATACAGGCATATCTGGACTGTATTCTTGCATCCATGTTGCATTTGACATGCAGAGGACTGATTTTCAGATGGACAACGGCGGACGTTGCAAAACCGACGCCGTTGAAGTTTGAATGGGTCCCGCCACCCTTTTTTAATGGGCACTGCGACCTTCTAGTCTcaactttaaaaagcgtacctaccttactaaGGCAAGCACGCAAGCTCCTTCCACGTGCCCATGAAACGAACCCGACGACATGTCTCCACGGTGTCGATGGGAAAACGAAGATGAGCATCGCTGTGATATTTTGGATGCCCAAAAACTCTTGCAGCGATATCGACCTGACATGTCACTCACAGTCACATCGCACAAGATGTGGTGAGACTCGAGGGATGATGTCAATAGGACCATCGAGAGCCAAGACATGCGGCACAAATCCAGCCGTGGCAGGACCGCTTAGCGCTTTCTGGGCACAGCATTAGGTCGCAGGTACTGAATCTTGACTTCACTGGGCGATGCCCCAAATCCTTGGCGATTGGGAAAAGGGCAGAACGGCATCACAGGCACGTGATGCCAGAATTCGAGACCCAATCAAGGCAGGCACAAGCTCCGAGTTCACCTCACCTCCATCTCACATCACATCACAGGCAGGGACACCCAGGCGTTCTTTCCCGCACTAGTTCACTTGACAGGGGCAGGCTTTCCCTCCTTCCTACCCTACCTTACCTGACAAACAACAGCGGACCCATCTACTTCTGCAGATTCAACGTCATCTCAACCGCCTTCTCTTATTCTTCTCACTACAGACTTCGCGCGGAAGCAATCTAATTTGCCGGCGTACTCCAACACAACCTCTCATCTTCGACCGATTGAGGTCGATCCCACCCTCTTCGCATTCGAGCGAACCCTCCAGCGATAGTTTTCGACCGATGGAACGCGTGCTAACTTGTCTCTTCACAACTAGGTTTCGAATCCATTCTGCCTAGCACGCTCTGGCTATCACTCGAAATCAAACAAATGATCTACACTCAAGTGAGATTTCTCTCGCCACAGCCTGCCTTACGAGTACCGACCTCCTTTCGCTCCCACAACCAGCACAACCCCTTCTCCGACCATGAAGCTATCCTCTCTGTCACACCATCTGCGAGCGCAGACGTGGGAAGCGTCATGACGTCGTCCAAGATCCTCCAATGCCTGCCGGTAAGTGCGAACGAACTTGTCGATCTGCTGCTTCAGTTCCAGTTCCCATTGTCCCATAGTTTTACCAATTCTTGCGTGTTTTTCCCCCGCATTCAACCCCATCCCCGCTTTCCATTCAATCCATAGGTGCGACCGCGCTAGCCTTCCACCTTCTCGGTGTCGTTCGAGGTGAAGCTTGACGGAGAAGTCTCCGATTACGTCGTTGAACAAAGCTGCCTATCTTCAGTTTCCATTCCTTGGCGACTATCTCAGTACATAAGGAGCCAAGCTGTCCCAAGCCGGGAGGCTACCTTGGCTGTCTTGGATTTCAATTCTACTTACCCATTTCTTCTACAGTTTCTCACCTGCACCCCTTTGCCAGGACGTTCCCCCCTCGTGGCAGTGCCCAGACTTCCAGCTGGGTTCACCCCCCAAATACCGGCATACCATTATCTTCTCTACCAAGCTGAGTCTCAATTGTCGTCACCGTCAATATGGCCTCGGATCTGAAGCGAGAAAAGATTGGCGACCAATCGTTATCAGACCATGCCGAGACCGATTACGCTCACTTGGACCATCCAGGACGACCGTCCGAGGCCACGGCGGTTGATGAGGAAGAGAGAAAGCGTCTAGAGGCTTCGCGCAAGCTGGAGAACCCTCTTGCTGGCTTCACGCCTGAACAGTTGAGTCGAAAAGGCGAGGACTACTGTCAACAACATGGCATTACCGACCAAGAAGACATTCGGGCTTTTCGCCTTGGCGCCATGATCGCTGGAAATATGAACAAGTACGATAGCATGACGGAGATCACTGCCGATGAACGAGCAGTGCTTGACGGCGAGTCTACTCACAAGTGGCGGAACCCCAAGATGCTCTATGGCGTTGTTGCCGGTCGGTCTTCCGGTCTCTTTACTCTTTCTTCTACTTCTACCTTTTCTTTGTCTTGTTTCAGTCATACCTCTCCAGCCTCTCCCCGTCTCCGCCTTCCTCTCTACGTACAGAGGCTGACCCTTTCCAAGTTTGTTCATTCTGCGCTGTCGTCCAGGGTATGGACGAGACTGTTGTCAATGGCGCCCAGTCCTTCTACAAAAAGCAGTTCGGCATCGGAGGAGAGACTGAGCGAGACACCTGGCTCCTTGGCTTGACAAACTCTGCTCCATATCTCTGCTGCGCCGTCATCGGTTGCTGGCTTACAGAACCTATGAACAAGCGGTTCGGCCGCCGTGGTACCGTCTTTATCTCCTGTCTCATCTCTGCCCTCGCCTGTTTCTGGCAGGCTTTCACCAATACTTGGTGGCATATGTTCATCGCTCGTTTCTTCCTCGGTTTCGGCATTGGACCCAAGTCTGCCACCACTCCCATCTTCGCCGCCGAATGTGCGCCTCCTCGCCTGCGTGGCGCATTGTTATGCAATGGCAACTGTGGACAGCCTTTGGCATTATGATGGGATACGTTGCCGATTTGGCTTTCTACTACGTGCCTGACAGAGGTGGTATTGTCGGCCTTAACTGGAGGCTGATGATGGGCAGCGCCATGCTACCTGCTGTTTTTGTCTGCGCATGCTGCTACATGTGTCCCGAGTCCCCTAGATGGTACCTGACCAAGAACCGCCACTCCGACGCCTACAAATCCATGTGCCAGTTACGCTTCAAGAAGGTACAGGCTGCCCGCGATCTCTTCTATGCCAATGCCCTTCTACAAGCCGAGAAGGAGACACAAGGCATCGGTAAACACAACCGTTTCCTAGAGTTTATTACGGTACGCCGTAATAGAAACGGTATGATTGCGAGTCAGGTTGTTATGTTTATGCACCAATTTTGCGGCGTGAACGTCATAGGtgagttttatttatacaACGAGGTCTTATATGGTATTTGTATATATTTTTACAGTATATCCATGTATACTAGTATAGTGTATACGCGTATGGAACCGTTTCAAACGGTTGTGTATTGCATATTGGACGGTGATGGAAAAGATGCCTCAGACCCGATGATTATTCTAATCCAGAGTATCTCAAACACTGTGCTAATCATAAGCAGCTTATTACAGCTCTGAGATCTTCCTGGCGGCCGAGTTCAGCGAAGTAAGTGCCTTGTCGGCGTCCCTTGGCTTTGGCATCATCAACTGGCTCTTCGCTCTTCCGGCTTTCTACACGATTGATACTTTCGGACGGCGCAACTTACTCTTGACAACCTTCCCATTGATGGCCATctgtcttttttttactgGATTCTCATTCTATATACCTACAAACCCCGCCAAGATCGCCTGCATCGCCCTGGGCATCTATCTCTTCGGCATGGTCTATTCCCCTGGCGAGGGACCGGTACCTTTCACTTACTCGGCCGAGGCATACCCGCTGTACATCCGCCCCATCGGCATGTCTCTGGCGACGGCCACGACGTGGTTCTTCAACTTCCTCCTTGCCGTCACCTGGCCTTCTCTTCAGGCGGCCTTTACGCCGACGGGCGCCTTTGGGTGGTATGGCGGTTGGAACATCATCGGCTTCTTCCTGGTGTTGCTGCTCGTCCCGGAGACTAAGGAGAAGACCCTCGAGGAGCTGGACGCCGTGTTCAGCGTTCCACTGCGGACTTTTGCGCGGTACGGGCTCGCGCAGTTCTTCTACTTTTGGAAGAGGTACATCTTTAGGCAGGACATTAGCCCGCCTGCTGTGCCGCATGCTGGAGGGGTTGACTATCATCGGGACTCGTTCAAGCAGGAGAAGCAGCACAACCCGACTGCTCGTGTTTAATGAATGCTAGAGGAACATTCAAGTATCGGAGACAAATCCTGCTGCTACTTAGCCAGACCAGCGTGGGACGGGCCAAAAGGTCCAGAAATGATTGCCGCTTTATAACAATGGCGTGATGGCACCACTATCTATCACTTGAGGAGTATATGGAGACTTAATGTACATCAGGGCAAGGAAGACTTGTCTGAGAAACGATTTGCTTCAACTGTAAGACTACCTATTTGGAAACGAACTATGAAACGATCTATGTCAAGCACACGATCTTCGATTGATCTAAACGTCCCATTCAGGCGGCGTAATGCCTGCCCGCTGTGCGACTGATTTTCTCCACTCCTTGTTAATTGCGACGCAAACTTTGGGTACTATCAAATTCTATCCAGGCAATCAGTTCCGTAAAGGCTCATATGGCGCCCTCTGCGCGACGAGCAGTGAGGGCAGAGTTTTCATACGACGGATGTATTGGCACACCGCCGATGAATGAGAACGACCATTTTGGTCGGCTTCCGAGTTTTAGGTGACATACTGATCACAAAGATTTCTGAGCTGACTTCTTCCTCCGTTCTGGTAGCAGAGACTCATCACCAAGCCCCAAGTACGATGATTCACTTCAGGTGCGCTACTTGTATATGTCTACATCACTCTCCTGTCAGCAGTAGTTGGTCGGGTGTCTAGGTTTGTGAGGAAGGAGGCATTTAGCATTCAGCAGGTGGTATGAAAGTTCCTCCTCCTTGTCTTGCGCCCTTCTCTCGACGTGTTAAAAACAATAGGTCATCTGAGATTGTAACCTGAAAACCTGAATAGGTCTCCTTTGGACGATTGTCTGAATCCAGTCTCCCAGGGCAGGTGAAGGTCTTTCCGAGCCCTCGAATGCTCCTTGGGATGGAGGGGCGAGGTGCACCGCTAGGTAGGTACTTGGGTCACTTCTCCTTCTGTCCTACCATAAGAGGCACAAGGGGAACCTGGCCGAGGGGTATTTAGAGGGAGTCATAGATTAATCCATAAGTCCGAGGCCTCACTCAACCTAACCTTTTGTTCAATTCACCATTGGTGactcctttttctttttgtcACTTTCTTTCAGCATCTCGCCCTGTTCAATTACTTTACTTCAATTCAGCCGAGAACATCGGTATCGCTTTCAATTATTCAGGCCCCAGCATCTTTCAACCTCGTGTCACTCTTGCCTGAAGAACAAGTAGGTATGCCTCGCATGCGTATTCGTCACCCTCAGCCTGAGGTATCACAGGACAGGGCGGAGCGTGGTCTATATACTAGTTCACCTCGGAAATTCTCAACAGCAGTAAAAGGGACTCTTGCCCAGAAGCTTAAGATGGTTATACCCCTAATCCTGAAGTGCAAAGCTACCGAGCTGTAGTTTGTGGATTCGAAACCCACAAGCGGCCTTCTTTTCCATCCTTTCTTTCTTCCtcgcttttcttttcttttctttttttttccccggCGTGAGGCTGGAATATTTCACTTCGTTAATTGGGTAGAGGGAACTACAGATAATCTGCCTTGAGGTACGCATACCCTCGTCCTTGCGGATACAAACTTACAATTGTTCGCACACTACGCTCGTGATATATACGTGTGATGAACCGGTCTTCGAGACAGATAGACTGCAATTTGTCTACCTGAGACGGCTCCTTCATGACCAAAGCATCCAAAAATGTCACTGGCTAGAAGTGAACGGTGCGGTGGAGCTTGAGGCCATTGATCAAGTAGAAACTGccaaatatataaggggcagaacacccccgacggagcaatccgccggagCAGTACCGTGTATTACGTATTGGGGAAACCTgggtatattgcgctctatacctaaccaCTAACCAAAACAGCAGTCAACCGACTCGACCATTGTCTCCCTTTCATCAACTCCCAACCTTCCGCCGCCCGCCTACAGGGCGAGCTTCACCCACTCCAACGCGCACAGGACCTCCTGGTGCCAGCCCGCGTGGGCAGCCAGGTCCAGCATGATCTCTTCTTTTATACGGGTATTATCGTCGCCCGGGGGGTCCCGTAGGAGCCGTCTGAGGCGCCGGCTTGTCGCCCTGACCCTGTGCACCTCCGGCCCGTCCATCGTGGCCATTATGGCCAGGCCGGCGTCGATGTGCCGGATCCTGGCATCCGTACCGGCCCGGCTGTCCACGGCGCCTGTGATGTCGCCCAGCCGAATTCCGCACCGTCGGAACGCCCTGCGTTGCTTTTCTAACTTCAACATGCCCATGGTGGCCACGATGGCTACGGCGTCGAGCTGGCCGAAGTCGTCGAGCCTGAGAGGGGCAGACTTGTCGAGGGGCATCGTTGGAGGCGGGCTGGTCGACGTGGTTGTTTGACTGGCCGGCAAATTGACCGGGGGTTTGTGCGGGCTGGAGAGGGTGATGTGAGATGTGATGAGGATGGACAGAGTCTTCGTCAGCTCTGATGAGAAGTAAGATCTGTCCCGTTGAGTCTTGTCCGAAGGAACGTCGTGTTGAGTGAGGCATGGAGATCTTGGCGCTTGCAGAAGTCGCCCTCCATTTCAACGCCTTGCGGTCGTGGACGAAGCACTTTtgaaggggggggggcccTGCCTCGACCGACGTGTGGTTGATTTCTTCGGAAGCCACTGTGGTGTTGTTTGAACTCTGACCACAGGCCTTTAAGGTCTCTGGATCGTCTCCCTCTGTCGCTTAGTCGACTCTTTGGGTAATAGTGCCAGCACTATTTACACTTTGTCGTGTATATTCCCGGGAGGGTTGGATCATCCTCTGGACCTGCATAATCTCCAGCTGAATGCTGGCTGTCTTATGCGAGGCATGTCGTAACGGGGAGGGCTAGATCTCCATCTAAACCTGTTCAATCTCCAGCTTGTCACTGGCTGTCTTGTACGAGGTGAAGGCTGAAGTTCTGAACCCTCTGATAGGCCTGCGTAATCTCCTGCTCATTGCAGGCTGTCTTATGCGAGGCGTGGGGTAGGTGGGTGGACTAGACCTCCTCCCAAACCTGTACAATCTCCAGCTCGTCGCTGGCTGTCTTATACGAGGTTGAGGCTGGAAGGCTAACCCTTTTATTTGACCTGCGTAATCTCCTGCGTTTTGTGGGCTGTCTTATGCGAGGCCAGTGTTGTAGGTCGGCGGTGTTGGGTGCATTCGGGACTGTCGCGGCCCCTTCCCTATGGCTCAAGGTTGCCGAGAGATGGGCCATCTCGGAAACGGTGGTGGATATGTTGGAGACCTCCGCGGTCGATGGGGAGAGAACTCCAGTGATCCATAAGTCGTTGATCCTCGAGCTGTAGGTGGAGAGCTAGGCGCGACAGGGGTGATGGGTACACAAGGGGGTGCCATTTGTGCTATCTGGCATGCCCTGGTCTTATGTGAGCATAAGGTATGTGTGTAATCAAGCAGATATGATATCAGCGGCCTGTTCAGGGCTTGATATGCTGCGTTGTCCGTATGATTCAAGTTGAACCGGTGTTGGGGGCTTGGGAATCCATAGAGGGCTCCTGTTGCCTTGAGGGATGGAAGGAGGATGAGACTGTGTCTGAGgagagagaagagaagagaagagaagagagaCTGTAAGGGAAAATGAGAGCATCTTATAGGCATTCGAAAAACATCAAGGTGCTCGAAGGGCCATGACCCATTCTATCTCCGCTGTGTTCAAGTAAATGAAGCCCTCGGCTAAGTGCCCTAATGGCTATGTCAAGTTTCAGTTTCGTCACCCATTAATGGAGGTGGACTACCTTGAGGGTAGAGTGGCAGAGGAAAGTCAAATGTCGAGAACTTCTGCATGAACCTCTTGGGCTTCCACGCGACCTTGCGGGAGGGCTTATGGGAAATGGTATAGTTGCCTCGAGGACTGGCTTTGGGAAGTTTCAGAATCGTCTTTA encodes:
- a CDS encoding alpha amylase, with product MRSFATTLSLLAVGALQGVSALDAAGWRNQSIYQIITDRFATSDGSTPVCDITPGLYCGGTWKGITSKLDYIQNLGATAIWISPVVKNVVGNVGGNGEGYHGFWTEDLYSINPHFGTEADLLELSSALHARGMYLMVDVAPNHSGLNDSPGNYTKYKPFNKPEYYHKECSINWNNLQSEQLCWLEGLPDLRTEDDFVRKIYAEWIKDLVTKYSIDGLRVDTALEIEPEFFTEGGFREAAGVFLLAEVSHSSLTLLAPYQNYLDGIMDYSSYHLFATVFSTLESDMDKVYESANTMAGMSSIDPSVWGSFVENQDQPRFPYLNGDVALAKNMYALTMLRDGIPIVYYGQEQHFNGGPNPNNREVFWTTGFDDKAELYGWIQQTNKIRAHAAAANADFLTKERTRAVFSYGSTDSSRVIGFRKGQLFSMYTNGGSAANNGVMFSIARNVHGFAVGAEIVDVLNCESFTVASHGRLWAQMPAGGLPRVFLPKEQTEGLCNDVKAPVADATVKVGVDKNTGYNRRAVMLE